ACTCCCGCAGGGCCGCGGGGCCGGCGTACAGCCCCTCGCCCTCGGCGGCGTGCCGGACGACGGCGCCCGGGACCACGACCACGCGGTGCCCGGCCAGCCGCGCGCGCCAGCACAGGTCGACGGCGGCCGCCGGCGCCGGCGCGGCGGGATCCGGGCCGCGCAGGGCGTCCCACACGTCCGCGCGCACGAGCAGCCCGGGGGCCGAGACGGCGAAGACGTCGGTGCGCGCATCGTACTGGCCCTGGTCGAGCTCCCCGGGCTCGATGAGGCTGATGGGCTCGCCGGCGCCGGTCACGGCCAGCCCCACGTCGAGCAGGTGGCGGGGCCGGTCCAGCTCGACCTGCTTGCAACCGGCGACGGTCACCGACGGGGAGGCCTCCACGACCCCGAGCAGCCGCTCCAGGGCGGCGGGGTCGGCCAGCGCGTCGTCGTGCATCCACCACAGCCAGTGGGCCGCGGCCTCGCGGCCGGGGTCGGCCTGGTGGCCGGCCGGGGCGCCGGTCGCGGCCAGGAGCCCGGCCACCGCGGGGACGGGACCGTGCAGGAACGCGGCCGGCACGCCGGCGTCGTCGGCGAGGCGGGCCACCTCGTCGCGGACCGCGTGGAGGGGCTCACCGAGCCCACCGTCGCCGCCACCGTCACCGCCGCCTGCCGCGCCGGCGAGCACGGTGACGAGGCGGTCCGGGAGGCGCCGCTGGGCCAGCAGGGAGCGCACGGCGTCGGCCGCCATGCCGGGCCGTCGGTCCACGACCACCACCGCGGTGACGTGCTGGGCCCGGGCCCCCGGGACGGCGGCGTGGCCCGGGGCGGTGGCGGTGGCGGGGATCAGACCGACCGCTTCCGCAGCCGGCGCCTCTCACGCTCGGACAGCCCGCCCCAGATGCCGAAGCGCTCGTCGTTGCCGAGCGCGTACTCGAGGCACTCGCTGCGCACGGTGCAGGCGCTGCAGACCTTCTTGGCGTCGCGCGTGGAGCCGCCCTTCTCGGGGAAGAACGCCTCGGGGTCGGTCTGGGCGCACAGGGCGTCCACCTGCCAGGCCAGCTCACCGTCCACGTCGCGCGGGTCGGCCAGTCCGGGCAGGCCCAGCCACGCGGCGGGCGCCGCGGGGGCCTCCCGCGGGCGCTCCGGGGCCCCGCCCGGGTGCAGGGCGGTGACGGTGGCGGCGGCGCCGTCCTCGTCGGGGGTCTCCGCGTCGTCGCGGTCCGCATGGGCGTCCAGCAGGGCCGTGGCCCGGTCCTCGAGGCTCAGGCCGGAGTCCAGCCGCCGGGCGGCCTCCGGGTCGGCGGGGTCCAGGAACCAGTCGGCCGGCACCGCCCGTCCCGCGTACGGCGCGTCCAGGGTCCGGGTGCTGCGCGTCTCCTCCACCTGCTGGGCATTCTCCATGTGCTTCCTCCCCGTACTCACGCTGGCCGTCCCCCACCGGGATCTCCGGCGACGGGGACGCGGACCGGGTTCCAGGCACACGCCAGCCGACCCCCCGTCTCCGCCGTCCGGCCCCCTCCGGGCACGAACGGAACCACCGGCCGGGCCTGGGCACCGGTCGGTGGCGGAGAACAGTGGTGGGCGGTGGGAAGCGCCGTGGTCACCTTGACCGTTCCGCTTGAATTACATCGGTGTGACTCACGGTTCGTCAAACCGGCGCGGCACAATGTGGAGCGGCGATCGGCGGCGCCAGAACCGACACGCCGAGCCCACGTCGGCCCTGCCCGGCGTGTTGCCCCGGAGGCCCGTCCGGGGCCGTCCACGACGTCCCGAAAGGACAGGTTCCCATGGTCTCACTCGGATCCCCCTCCCGCCCCGGCGGCGGCCCGGCCGACTGGTTCGGGCTCGTGGCCGCCTCGCCGCGTCCCGCGGTGGTGGACTACGCCACCGGCGGGGACCGGGTGGAGCTCTCCGGCCGGGTGCTGGCCAACTGGGCGGCCAAGACCGCCAACCTGCTCGACGCCGAGGGCCTGGGCACCGGGTCCACCGTCGTCCTGGACCTGCCCGCGAGCTGGATGCCGCTGGCGGTGCTCCTGGGGGCCGCGCGGGCCGGCGTCGGGATCGGGTATGCGGGCCCGGGCGGGGCCGGCGCCGACCTGGTGGTCACCGACGACGCGGGCGCCTGGGCCGCCGCGCCCTCCGAGCTGTGGTCCGTCCCGGCCGGCGGGATCGGCGGGGGCGCGGCCGGCGGGACGGACGGCGACGCCGGCGCCGCCCCGCTGCCGGCCCACGCCCTGGACTACGCCGCGGAGGTCCGCGTGCAGGGCGACCGGTGCGCCCTGCCGATGCCGCCCGGCACCCTCGCGGGGCTGGTCGCGGGGCCGGCCGGGGCAGCCGAGGACGCGACCGGGGCGGACCGAGACGGGGCCGGGGCGGACGCGCGCTGGTCCCGCCGCGAGCGCGGCCTCGTGGTGGCCGCACGGGCGGGCCGCCTGGACGCGGCGCTGGCGCGGGCCGCCGCGGAGGCCTGGGGCCGGGGGCTGCCGGTCGTGCTCGTGCCGGCGGAGCGGGCGGACGACGAGGCGGTGGCCGGGATCGTCACGGCGGAGCGGCTCGGGGACGCCACGGCCCGGTGACCGGGGCGCGGCGTGCGGACGTGGCATCCGGGGGTCGCGGGAAGGCGCGCGGCGTCAGTCGGCGGAGTCGGCCCGCGCGGTGGCGGCACGGTCGCCCGGCACCGTGCTGGCCCGGGGGGCCGCTCGGAGACCGCGCGGGGCGTCCCGGGGGCCCCGGGGCCCGTCGGCCCCGGGGGCCGTGACCACGGGCAGCTGGCCCGTCAGCCGTTCCCGGTCGTGGGCGAAGTCCGGGTCGGCGTCCAGTTCCTCGGTGAAGACCCAGAACCGGTAGGCGAAGAACCGGAAGATCGTGCCCAGCACGAGGCCCACCACGCTGCCGGCGATGAAGATGCCGGTGGTGGAGGTGACGCCCAGCCAGTACTGCGCCACGAACACGCACGCGGCCGCGATGCCCATCCCGATCACGTTCATCACGGCGAACAGCACGAGCTCGCGCACGACGTTGCTCTGCCGGCGGTGCCGGAAGGTCCAGAACCGGTTGGCCGCCCAGGAGAAGATGGTGGCGACCACGCTGGCCACCACCTTGGACTTGACGTTGCTGCCCTCCATGGGCCCGTCCATGAGCCACAGGAAGATGCCGGAGTCCACCACGAAGGCGGCGGCCCCGACCGCGCCGAACTTGGCGACCTCCCGCCACAGCAAGGCGACCAGGGCCACGAGGCGTTGCCACAGGGTGCTGATCATGGGCGTGGAGGGGCTCCTCGGTGGGCGGCGGGCGTACCCGCACACTGTAGACGGCTTTCCTCCCCGTTTCCTGACAGGTCCGGGGCGGGGACGGTGGCCGACGGGCGGGCCCCGCGGTGATGGGTACCCTTGGTGCGTGACTTTTCCTGTGATCGGAGTAGTGGGCGGCGGCCAGCTGGCCCGGATGATGGCCCCGGCGGCCACGGCACTGGGGGTGCGCCTCAGGGTGCTCGCCGAGGGCGCCGACGTGTCCGCCACCACCGCGGCGCCGTGCGTGGTCGGCGACTACCGGGACCTCGAGACCCTGAAGGACTTCGCCGCGACCGTGGACGTGGTCACCTTCGACCACGAGCACGTCCCGGCCGAGCACCTGCGCGTCCTCGAGGCGGCCGGGGTGAACCTGCAGCCGGGCCCCGAGGCGCTGCAGTACGCCCAGGACAAGCTGCTGATGCGCCAGGCCTGCGACCGGCTGGGCCTGCCGAACCCGGAGTGGGCCGCCGTCGCCACCGTGGCCGAGCTCGTGGCGGCGGGCGACCGGATCGGCTGGCCGGTGGTGCTGAAGACCCCGCGCGGGGGCTACGACGGCAAGGGCGTGCGGGTGCTGGACTCCGCCGCCCAGGCCGAGGACTGCCGCGACTGGTTCGCCCTGGGCTTCGAGGCCCTGCTGGTGGAGCAGAAGGTGGACTTCTCCCGCGAGCTCTCCGCCCAGGTGGCCCGCACGCCCTCCGGGACGACCGCGTCCTACCCCGTGGTCGAGTCCGTCCAGACGGACGGCGTCTGCGACCTCGTCACCGCCCCGGCCCCGGGGATCGATCCGCGCACCGCGCAGGCCGCCGAGGAGGCGGCCGTCACCCTCGCCGAGGGACTGGGCGTGACCGGGATGCTGGCCGTGGAACTGTTCGAGACCCCCGGCGTGGGCCCGGGCTTCATGGTCAACGAGCTGGCCATGCGCCCGCACAACTCGGGGCACTGGTCCATGGACGGCGCCGTGACGGGCCAGTTCGAGCAGCACGTGCGTGCGGTGCTCGACCTCCCGCTGGGGTCCACGGACACGCTCGGGGCGTTCACCGTCATGAAGAACTACCTCGGCGGCGCCAACGAGGACCTCTACTCCGCCTTCCCGACGGCCATGGCCGCCTACCCGGAGGCCAAGGTCCACGCCTACGGCAAGTCGGTGCGCCCGGGGCGCAAGATCGGGCACGTGAACGTCGTCGCCCCGCTGGCCGAGGACCTCGACGCGGCCCGCGAGGCCGCCGAGGGCGCGGCCGCGATCATCCGCGACGGCCACCGGGCCCAGAACGAGCCCGGGGCCCAGCCGGCCCCGGACGAGCACGACGAGCACCAGGAGCAGCGATGACCGGCACGGACGAGCAGCACGCAGGGACCACCGGCCCGGCCCGGGTGGCGGTGGTGATGGGCTCCGACTCGGACTGGCCCGTCATGCAGGCGGCCGCCGAGGCCCTGGAGGAGTTCGGCATCGCCTACGAGGCCGACGTCGTCTCCGCCCACCGCATGCCGCACGAGATGGTGGACTTCGGCACGCGGGCCCACGAGCGCGGCATCCGGGTGGTCATCGCCGGCGCCGGCGGCGCCGCCCACCTGCCCGGCATGATCGCCTCCACCACCCCGCTGCCGGTGATCGGCGTCCCGGTGCCGCTGAAGATGCTCGACGGCATGGACTCCCTGCTGTCGATCGTGCAGATGCCGGCCGGCGTCCCGGTGGCCACCGTCTCCATCGGCGGGGCCCGCAACGCGGGGCTGCTCGCCGCCCGCATCCTGGCCGCCGGCGAGGGCGCCGAGGCCGCCCGGCTGCGCGAGCGCCTCACCGTCTTCGCGGCGGAACTGCGGGACACGGCCACCGCCAAGGGCGCCCGCCTGCGGGACTCGCTCACCGGCCGGCCCGGCTACCGCGCGCCAGCCACCCCGGCCGACCGGTCATGACCGGCCGCGCCGTCGGCCCCTCCCCCGCCGGCGGCGGGGACCCCGTGCGCGCACCGGAGACGGCGAGCGTCCCGCAGCGCGGCAAGCGGGCCTGGATCCTGCTCGCGCTCACCCTCCTGGTCCCCGGCGGGGCTCAGGTGGTGGCCGGCGACCGCCGGCTCGGCCGGGCGGCCCTGCGCGTGACCCTGGCCGTGTGGGCCGTGCTGCTCGCCGCCCTCGTCCTGTTCCTCGTCCAGCGGGACCTGCTCCTGCGCCTGGCGGCGGACCCCACGTGGCAGCTCGGGGGCATCATCGTCCTGGCCGCGCTGGCGATCGGCTGGGCGGTGCTGTGGGTGGACACCCTGCGGCTCGTCCGCCTCCGACTGCTGGCCCCCGGGATGCGCCCCCTCGTGGCGGCCTGCTCCGTCCTGGCGCTGGTGGCCACCTCCGGCGTCCTGGGCTACGGCTCGTGGGCCGTGAACGCCGGGCGCAACGCGCTGGGCTCCATCTTCGAGGCCGGGCCGGCGATCGAGCCGGTCGACGGCCGCTACAACTTCCTGCTGATGGGCGGGGACGCCGGCGAGGGCCGGCTGGGCCTGCGCCCGGACTCGATCCACGTGGCCTCCATGAACGCGCGCACCGGCCACACGATCGTCTTCTCCCTGCCCCGCAACTTCCAGAACGCGCAGTTCACCGAGGACTCGCCGCTGTGGCAGGCCTACCCCGAGGGCTTCGACTGCGGCGACGAGTGCATCCTCAACGCGCTCTACGTGGACGTCAACGAGAACCACCGCGATCTCTACCCGGACGCCGAGGACCCCGGGGCCGAGGCGATGAAGGACGCCGCCGGCGGCATCCTGGGGCTGGAGGTCCAGTCCTACGCGCTCGTGGACATGGGCGGCTTCGCCCAGCTCATCGACGCCATGGGCGGGGTCACCGTGACCTCCGGCGGCTGGACCACGTACCGCGGCACCCGCCCGGACGGGCAGTGGGGCAACGCCTGGTGGGGCCCCGGCACGTACACCTTCGACGGCGAGGACGCCCTGGCCTTCGCCCGGTCGCGGCACTTCTCCACGGACTACTCCCGGATCCGCCGCCAGCAGTGCATCCAGTCGGCCATGCTGGCCCAGTTCAACCCCCAGACGCTGGTCACGCGCTTCCAGGGCATCCTCGACGCCGGCGAGCAGATCGTCGAGACGGACCTGCCGGGCCAGCAGCTCGGGACGTTCGTGGGCCTGGCCTCCAAGGCCCGGTCCCAGGAGATGGGCCAGCTGACCATCGGCCCGCCCGACTTCGGCAGCCAGGGCGACCAGTTCACCACCTACCCGGACTTCGAGCTGGTCCACCAGCGCGTCGGCGAGATGCTCGCCGAGGACGGCACCCCGCAGGCCGCCGGCGGGATGCCCGCGCCGCTGCTGGTCGTGGACGCCGCCGCCGGCGTCCTCGCCGGGGCGGCCCCGGACCCGGCCGGCTCGGAGGGCTCCGGCCCCGCCGACTGGCCGGAGCCGCCGCGTCAGCCCGACGGCGACCCCATCGACCCCGAGTGGCTCATGTACCTCGAGGACACCGGCCAGATCGGCCTGCTCGAGGAGGCCGCGAAGACCAACCACCTCTGCGTGGCCGGCACCGGCTGAGCCGGCGGGCCGCGTGCCGTCGCAGATCGATAGGCTGGAGGAATGTTCCTGCTCCGCAACGCCGTCCGTGACTATGCCTGGGGATCGACGACCCTCCTGGCGGGGTTGCAGGGGCGCACCCCGACCGGGCGGCCCGAGGCGGAGGTGTGGATGGGCGCCCACCACGGCGCGCCCTCCGGCGCCGTCCCGGTGGACGCGCCCGCCGGGGACCCCGTCCCGCTGGACGAGCTCATCGCGCGGGACCCGCAGGCGATGCTGGGCGAGGCCGCCCGCTTCGGCCGGCTGCCGTACCTGGTCAAGCTCCTCGCCGCCGGGCGTCCCCTGTCCATCCAGGCCCACCCCACCCTGGACCAGGCGCGCGCCGGCCACGCGGCCGAGGAGGCCGCGGGCATCCCGGTCGACGCCGCCCACCGCAACTACCGGGACGACAACCACAAGCCCGAGATGGTCGTCGCGCTCACGCCCTTCGCCGCGCTGTGCGGCTTCCGGACGCCCCAGCACGCCGCCGCCTCCTTCGAGCGGCTCGCCGCCGTGCTGGCCGACCACGCCGACGGCGGGGGTGCGGACCCGGCCCACGCCGTGGCCGGCCTCGCCGCGCGCCTGCGCGCCGGCGCCATCGACGAGGCGTTCTGCGCCCTGCTGGACCCCGCCGGTCCCTGGGCCGGGGGCGACGCGGTGGCGGCCGCCGTCGCCGCCCTGCGGGACGCGCCCTCCGTCCTGGCGGAGGACCTGAACCTGTCCACCGCCGTGGGCATCGCCGGGCACTGCCCGCGCGACCCCGGCGTGCTCGTGTCCGTGCTGCTCAACCGCGTGGACCTCGCCCCGGGCCAGGCCATCCACCTGCCGGCCGGCAACGTGCACGCCTACCTGCACGGGCTCGGCCTGGAGGTCATGGCCGCCTCGGACAACGTGGTGCGCGGCGGGCTGACCCCCAAGCACGTGGACGTGCCCGAGTTGCGCCGGGTGGTGCGCTTCGAGGCGCTGCCCGTCCCCTACTGCACGCCCGTGGCCGACGGGCCGGGCCATCTCCTGTTCCGGCCGCCGTTCGAGGAGTTCCAGCTGGAACGGTTCGACCTGCCGGACGCCGAGGGACGCACGCTCGCCGCGCGCGGACCGGTGATCGCGGTGTGCACGTCCGGGTCGGTGCGCGTCACCACCGGGGGCCAGGCCGGGCCGGAGGCGGTCCTGTCCGCCGGGGAGTCCGTCTTCCTCGGGGCAGCGGACGGCCCCGCCACCGTCCACGGGGTGGACGGGGACGGGGCCGCGACGCTGTTCTCCGTGACGCTGCCGTAGCGGCGCCTCAGCCGAGGCGGGTGGGGGCCACGTCGGGGCCGATCCACTGCTCCCACTTGCGGGCCTGGTGCTCGGCCTCGACCACGCGCACGGTGCCGGACTTCGAGCGCATCACCATCGACTGGGTGACCACGCGGTCGTTGTAGTACCGCACCCCGCGCAGCAGGTCGCCGTCGGTGATGCCCGTGGCGGCGAAGTAGCAGTTGTCGCTCTTGACGAGGTCGTCGGTGGTGAGCACCGCGTCCAGGTCGTGGCCGGCGTCGAGCGCCTTCTGCCGCTCCGCCTCGTCCTTCGGGGCCAGGCGGCCCTGGATGACGCCCCCGAGCGCCTTGATGGCGCACGCGGTGATGATGCCCTCCGGGGTGCCGCCGATGCCCAGCAGCATGTCCACGTCGGTCCCGCCGCGCGCCGCGGCGATGCCGCCGGCCACGTCCCCGTCCATGATGAACTTCACGCGGGCGCCGGCGGCGCGGATCTCCTGGACGAGCTTCTCGTGGCGGGGGCGCTCGAGGACGCACACGTTGAGCTGGCTCACCGGCTTGTTCAGCGCCTTCGAGACCAGGTGGATGTTCTGCTTGATCGGCAGGCGCAGGTCCACGAAGTCGGCCGCCTCGGGCCCGACCACCATCTTGTCCATGTAGAACACGGCGGAGGGGTCGAACATGGCGCCGCGCTCGGCGACCGCGAACACGGACAGGGCATTGGGGTAGCCCATGGCGGTCAGCCGGGTCCCGTCGATCGGGTCCACGGCCACGTCCACCTCGGGACCGGTGCCGTCGCCCACGTTCTCGCCGTTGAACAGCATGGGCGCCTCGTCCTTCTCGCCCTCGCCGATCACCACCACGCCGTTCATCCGCACGGTGTCCATGAACGCCCGCATGGCGTCCACGGCCGCGCCGTCCGCGGTGTTCTTGTCCCCGTAGCCCACCCAGTGGCCCGCCGCGATCGCCGCGGCCTCGGTGACCCGTACGAGCTCCAGCGCGAGGTTGCGGTCCGGCTGGGTGGCGGACACCGCCAGGTTCCGGTTCAGCATGTTGTACTCGGCGTGGTGCTGCTCCGCCGGCTTCTGGGCCGCAACGCCATCGTTCGCGGGCTGTTCAGTGGTCACCGTGTGTCTCTCCGTCTGCCTCGGGTACGTCTGCGCACCCATCCTAGTGTCCGGCGCGGTGGCAGAATGGACCGGTGACCTCCCCCGAGCCAGCGCCCAGCAGTGCCCCCAAGCCGCGACTGACCCAGAAGCAGGTGACGCGGGCCAGCCAGTCGGCCGGTCCCATGGTCATCAGCGTCCTGGCCACCCTCGCCCTCGCCCTCCTCGTCGTGTTCATCAACCCCGGCTCCACGGACCGGACCTACCGGCCGGACGTGGACGTGCCGACCGTCGCCCGCCAGGCCACGGCCACCGCCGGGTTCCGGGCCGTCGCCCCGGAGGTGCCGGAGGGGTGGACCGCCAACTACGCGCGCTGGAACGCCGCCGGCAGCGACCGGGTGGAGTCCTGGGAGGCCGGCTACGTGACCCCGGAGGAGGACTTCGCCGGGTTCACGCAGACCGCGCAGGCCAACCCCACGTGGCTGTCGCAGCAGATGGACAACGCCCCCCGGACCGGCACCCGCTCCGTGGACGGCACCACGTGGGAGCTGCACGAGCCCCGCGACGGCGACCGCCACATGGTCGCCGAGCTCGGCGGCACCACCGTCATCGTCACGGGCTCCGGGGACCTCGGGGTCATGGATACACTCGCCTCGGCCATCCAGAAGGACCTCCAGGAGGACTAGTCATGACCCTGACCCCCACCGAAGCCTACGAGCTCATGCGCCGGGGCAACGAGCGCTTCGTCTCCGGCGGCTCCGAGCACCCCAACCAGGACGCGGCCCGGCGCACCTCCCTGGCCAACGGGCAGAACCCGATCGCCGTGGTGTTCGGCTGCTCCGACTCGCGGCTGGCCGCCGAGATCATCTTCGACCTGGGCCTGGGCGACCTGTTCGTCATCCGCACCGCCGGCCAGGTCATCGACGACGCCGTCCTCGGCTCGCTCGAGTTCAGCGTGGACGTGCTGTCCGTGCCGCTCATCGTGGTCCTGGGCCACGACAGCTGCGGCGCCGTGACCGGCGCGCTGGCCTCCTACGACTCCGGGGAGATGCCCGCCGGCTTCCAGCGCTCGCTCGTGGAGCGGATCATGCCCTCGGTGTTCGCCGCCCGCCGCCAGGGCGTGGAGGACGTCAACGGCACGGTCGCCGAGCACACCGTGCAGACCTGCCAGCGCCTCGTGGAGTCCTCGATGTCCGTGGCCCGGGCCGTGGAGGAGGGCCGGACCGCGATCGTGGGCCTGACCTACTCCCTCGCCGAGGGCACCGCCCGGCCCGTCCGGGTCATCGGCGAGGTCGCGGTCCCCGGCCTGGAGGCCGGCGCCGCCCGCTGAGCCCGCCGGCCCCGGCGCCGCTCGCGCCGGGGCCGGGGAGCGCTCATCCCCGCACCAGGCGCAGCGAGCGCGCCACCGTCACCGCCTCGGTGCGGTTGCCCACGCCGAGCTTGTGGAACACGTGGTGCAGGTGGGTCTTGACCGTGGCCTGGGAGATGAACAGCGCGGCCGCGATCTCGCGGTTCGTCCGGCCCCGCGCGAGGTGCTCGAGGATCTCGACCTCGCGCGGGCTCAGGGCGGGCCCCCCGGGCGCCCCGGCGCCCAGCGCGCGCCGCGCCAGCGCTGCCGGCAGCGTCCACGTCCCGGCGGCGGTCCGCGCGACCGCGTCGCGCAGCTGCTCGGCCGAGGCGTCCTTGAGCAGGTAGCCGGACGCCCCCGCGGACAGGGCCGCCTGCACGTCCGCCACCGCCCCATAGGTCGTCACCACCAGCACCGGCAGTCCCGGCTGCGTGGCGCCGAGCCGCCGGGTCGCCTCGATCCCCGAGGGGCCCGGTCCCAGCTCGAGGTCCATCACGACGACGTCGGGCCCCTCCCCGGCCGCGCGCAGCCGGTCCGCGGTGGCGAGCGCCTCCTCGGCGCCCGCGGCCTCCGCGATGACGCGCAGGGCGCCGCCGGCCTCGAGGACGGCCCGCAGCCCGGCGCGCACGACCGGGTGGTCGTCCACCAGCATGACCCGCACCGGCCCCGCGGGCGCCTCGCCGGCCGTCATCGCCCCGCCTCCCCGCGTGCCGTCGGCAGCGCGAGGGCCACCACCGTGCCCGAGCCGGGGGCCGCTCCCTCGCCGGGATGGGCGTCCTCCACCGTGAGCGTGCCCCCGAGCGCCGCGGCGCGCTCGCGCATGGCCCGGATCCCGAACCCCTCGGGACGCCCGCCACGGCCCCGGCCGTCGTCGTGGACGTCCAGCGTCACCTCGCCGGCGTGCACCGCCAGGGTCACCACGCAGCGCCGGGCCCGGGCGTGCAGCACCACGTTGGCCAGCGCGGACTGCGCCACCCGCAGCACCGCCGTGGCCACCTCCTCCTCCAGTCGGGGACCGGAGGCGGGACCGTGGAGGGTGACCGCGAGGTCGGACCCGGCCGCCCGGGCGGTCCGCTCGGCGGCGCGGCAGGCGCCGGCGAGCGCGGCGTCCAGCCCCTCCCCCGGACCGCCGCGCTCCACGAGCGCCCGGGCCTGGACCAGGTTCTCGGCCGCCGACCGCTCGATCTGCCGCAGCCGGGAGGCGAGCGGCTCCCCGGGGTCCTCCTCCAGGGCGGCCCGGGAGAGCAGGACCACGGAGGCCAGGCCCTGGGCGAGCGTGTCGTGCAGGTCCCGGGCCCACCGCTCGCGCTCGGCGAGGGCGCCGGCCTGGCGCTCGGAGGCCGCGAGCCGGTCCCGGGTGGCCCGCAGGTCCTCGCTCGTGCGGCGCTGGGCCCGGGCCTCCTCGAGGAACAGCACGTAGGCCGTCCACAGGGCCACCGCCACCGCGGCGCCGAGCACGGGCCCCACCACCGCGCCGACGTCCAGGGTCCCGCGGTGCCACCGGAAGCCGGCGACGACGGCCAGGGCCAGCACGACCACGAGGGCCAGGGCGACCGGCAGCGAGCGGCGCCCCACCACGTGCAGGTGCAGGAAGAACAGCGGGAAGGCGAGCCAGGCGAAGTCCACGTGCACGGCGAGCAGGCCGAGCCAGGCCACGGTCACGAGGGCGAGCCACGCGGGGCCGCCGGGCCCCGCGGCCCCGCCGTCCGTGCCCTCCCAGCCGGCGGCCCGGGCCCGGCGCCGCTCCACCGCCGTGCCGGCCAGGTAGAGGCCGGCGAACACCGCGGCCAGCGCACCGGTGACCCAGGCCGCCGCGTGGTCCCCGGACCGCAGGGCGGGGGCGAGGGAGCGGGCCAGCCCGAGGACCAGCAGCACCGCCACGGAGACGTGCAGGACCAGGCGCATGGCCCCGAGCAGCTCCGGGATGCGCGTGCCGGGGATCCCCTCGCCAGCGCCGCGGGCCGTCTCCGCGCGCGCTCCCGTGGCCGCACCGGGCACCGCGGGCGCACCCGGCCGCCCGGCCGGGCCGGCCGGCTCCACCGGCTCCTCCGGTCCCTCCGCTGCCGGGGCACGCACCGTCTCCATCCGTGCAGGCTAGCCCGGCCGGGCCGCCCGCGGGTGGGGCGGGATCCACCGAAGGGTTGATCCCGGACCGTCCGGGTGGCCGATGTGCGCGCCGGGCCCGCACGCGAGGCTGGACGGCGTCCCGGTCCCGTCCACGAGGAGTCCCCCGTGCCCGTCCCGTCCCCCCTGTACCTCTCACTGCGCGATGTCCGCTCCTCCGCCGGCCGGTTCTCCCTGCTCGGGGCGGTCGTCGCGCTGGTCACCCTGCTCCTGGTCTTCCTCACCGCCCTGACCGGCGGACTGGCCGAGCAGAACGTCTCCGCCGTGCGCGCCTGGGAGGACGCCGGCGCCGGGTCGGACGTCACCGTGGCCTTCGGCGCCGCCCACGCCACCGACCCCGCGGACGTGGAGGCCTCCTTCACCGCCTCGAGCGTGGACGCCGCGCAGCTGACCGCGTGGCGGCGGGACGGGCAGGTGTCCTGGGCCGAGCCGGTGGGCATCACCCAGGCGCGCGCCGACTCCGGCGCCGCGGCGGCGGCCCTGACCCTGGTGGGGCTCGAGCCCGGCTCGCGGCTCGCCCCCGAGGGCGCCGGCCCGGTCCTCCGCACGGAGGCCCTCCCCGCCGGCCGGGCCGCCGCCGACGCGGCCGGCACGGCTGGCGCGGACGGCACGGCCGGCACGGCCGGCACGGTGGTGCTCAGCGAGAGCGCGGCCGCGGACCTCGGCGCGGCCCCCGGGGACCGGCTCGAGGTCAACGGCCGGGCCCTGGCCGTCGGCGGCACCGTCCCGGACGCGTGGTACTCGCACACCCCCGTCGCGTGGCTGCCCCTGGAGGCATGGACCGCGGTCTCCCGGTCCCCCGCGGACACCGCCACGGTCCTGGTGGCCGGGACGGACCCGGCGGCCGGCCACCGTCCTGCCGCCGCGCAGGGCACCGCCACCGTGGCGACGGACGTGGCCGGTGCGCTCGCCGCGCTGCCCTCGTACTCCTCCGAGAACGGCTCGCTCGTGCTGATGCAGGGCTTCCTGTACGGCATCTCCTCCCTCGTGATCGCCGCGTTCATGGCCGTCATCACGCTCCAGCGCACCCCGGACATCGCGGTCCTCAAGGCCCTGGGGGCCACCACGGGCTGGGTGGTCCGGGACGCCCTGGCCCAGGCGGCGATCGTCCTCCTCGGCGGCGCCGTCGTCGGGGCCGGCCTCGGCACGGCCGGGCTCCTGCTGGCCCGCGGCGCCGTGCCCGTCCAGCTCGACGCGGCCGCCGTCGCCGTGCCCGTGCTGGCCACCCTCGCGCTCGGCCTCGCCGCGGCCGCGGCCGCCGTGTGGCGCACGTGCCGCGTGGACCCGCTCGTCGCCCTCG
This genomic window from Citricoccus sp. SGAir0253 contains:
- a CDS encoding TIGR03089 family protein, whose product is MVSLGSPSRPGGGPADWFGLVAASPRPAVVDYATGGDRVELSGRVLANWAAKTANLLDAEGLGTGSTVVLDLPASWMPLAVLLGAARAGVGIGYAGPGGAGADLVVTDDAGAWAAAPSELWSVPAGGIGGGAAGGTDGDAGAAPLPAHALDYAAEVRVQGDRCALPMPPGTLAGLVAGPAGAAEDATGADRDGAGADARWSRRERGLVVAARAGRLDAALARAAAEAWGRGLPVVLVPAERADDEAVAGIVTAERLGDATAR
- the purE gene encoding 5-(carboxyamino)imidazole ribonucleotide mutase; this encodes MTGTDEQHAGTTGPARVAVVMGSDSDWPVMQAAAEALEEFGIAYEADVVSAHRMPHEMVDFGTRAHERGIRVVIAGAGGAAHLPGMIASTTPLPVIGVPVPLKMLDGMDSLLSIVQMPAGVPVATVSIGGARNAGLLAARILAAGEGAEAARLRERLTVFAAELRDTATAKGARLRDSLTGRPGYRAPATPADRS
- a CDS encoding 5-(carboxyamino)imidazole ribonucleotide synthase, encoding MTFPVIGVVGGGQLARMMAPAATALGVRLRVLAEGADVSATTAAPCVVGDYRDLETLKDFAATVDVVTFDHEHVPAEHLRVLEAAGVNLQPGPEALQYAQDKLLMRQACDRLGLPNPEWAAVATVAELVAAGDRIGWPVVLKTPRGGYDGKGVRVLDSAAQAEDCRDWFALGFEALLVEQKVDFSRELSAQVARTPSGTTASYPVVESVQTDGVCDLVTAPAPGIDPRTAQAAEEAAVTLAEGLGVTGMLAVELFETPGVGPGFMVNELAMRPHNSGHWSMDGAVTGQFEQHVRAVLDLPLGSTDTLGAFTVMKNYLGGANEDLYSAFPTAMAAYPEAKVHAYGKSVRPGRKIGHVNVVAPLAEDLDAAREAAEGAAAIIRDGHRAQNEPGAQPAPDEHDEHQEQR
- a CDS encoding LCP family protein; its protein translation is MTGRAVGPSPAGGGDPVRAPETASVPQRGKRAWILLALTLLVPGGAQVVAGDRRLGRAALRVTLAVWAVLLAALVLFLVQRDLLLRLAADPTWQLGGIIVLAALAIGWAVLWVDTLRLVRLRLLAPGMRPLVAACSVLALVATSGVLGYGSWAVNAGRNALGSIFEAGPAIEPVDGRYNFLLMGGDAGEGRLGLRPDSIHVASMNARTGHTIVFSLPRNFQNAQFTEDSPLWQAYPEGFDCGDECILNALYVDVNENHRDLYPDAEDPGAEAMKDAAGGILGLEVQSYALVDMGGFAQLIDAMGGVTVTSGGWTTYRGTRPDGQWGNAWWGPGTYTFDGEDALAFARSRHFSTDYSRIRRQQCIQSAMLAQFNPQTLVTRFQGILDAGEQIVETDLPGQQLGTFVGLASKARSQEMGQLTIGPPDFGSQGDQFTTYPDFELVHQRVGEMLAEDGTPQAAGGMPAPLLVVDAAAGVLAGAAPDPAGSEGSGPADWPEPPRQPDGDPIDPEWLMYLEDTGQIGLLEEAAKTNHLCVAGTG
- a CDS encoding GtrA family protein, producing the protein MISTLWQRLVALVALLWREVAKFGAVGAAAFVVDSGIFLWLMDGPMEGSNVKSKVVASVVATIFSWAANRFWTFRHRRQSNVVRELVLFAVMNVIGMGIAAACVFVAQYWLGVTSTTGIFIAGSVVGLVLGTIFRFFAYRFWVFTEELDADPDFAHDRERLTGQLPVVTAPGADGPRGPRDAPRGLRAAPRASTVPGDRAATARADSAD
- a CDS encoding WhiB family transcriptional regulator; translation: MENAQQVEETRSTRTLDAPYAGRAVPADWFLDPADPEAARRLDSGLSLEDRATALLDAHADRDDAETPDEDGAAATVTALHPGGAPERPREAPAAPAAWLGLPGLADPRDVDGELAWQVDALCAQTDPEAFFPEKGGSTRDAKKVCSACTVRSECLEYALGNDERFGIWGGLSERERRRLRKRSV